A single window of Saccharomyces kudriavzevii IFO 1802 strain IFO1802 genome assembly, chromosome: 16 DNA harbors:
- the RDS2 gene encoding gluconeogenesis transcription factor RDS2 (similar to Saccharomyces cerevisiae RDS2 (YPL133C); ancestral locus Anc_8.642), with translation MSASSGVKRPSKAFKTCLFCKRSHVVCDKQRPCSRCVKRDIAHLCREDDIAVSNERPSQHESSPEDNDITAEKYVSGTNSGSLFHYQNIPNGSADNSGSKYGEELSSKLNSTLVNDTASLLLPHQPVFVSENVGSEFSSLNEFLSMLENPLLAQTTLNPSNASDVHLENGSQSTQSPLEYQNDNRGDGSEVVGQEHNVTDAITGSSKNTSKRDHQNQQKEESQVPINPDQNSAPTPKEQFFLTAADPSTEMTPEDRLKLVINAKLEAGLLKPYNYAKGYARLQDYMDKYMNQSSKQRILKPLSTIRPAFRTIARSLKDVDLVLVEESFERMLLSYDRVFTSMSMPACLCRRTGEIYRANKEFASLVDCTVDDLRDGKLAIYELMTEESAVNFWEKYGSIAFDKGQKAVLTSCSLRTKDGIRKRPCCFSFTIRRDRYNIPICIVGNFIPLS, from the coding sequence ATGTCAGCAAGCAGTGGTGTAAAGCGACCTAGTAAGGCTTTTAAAACATGTTTATTTTGTAAACGGTCACATGTTGTATGTGATAAGCAGCGACCATGTTCCAGATGCGTTAAAAGAGATATTGCCCATTTATGCAGAGAAGACGATATTGCAGTTTCAAATGAGAGGCCGTCACAGCATGAAAGTTCTCCGGAGGATAATGATATAACCGCAGAGAAATATGTAAGTGGAACAAACAGCGGGAGCTTGTTCCACTATCAGAATATTCCTAACGGTTCGGCTGATAATAGCGGCTCCAAATATGGAGAGGAATTGTCGTCGAAACTGAACTCCACTCTTGTAAATGATACAGCTAGTTTATTGCTTCCGCACCAGCCCGTATTTGTGTCAGAGAACGTTGGTTCAGAATTCAGttctttgaatgaattCCTTTCGATGCTAGAAAACCCTTTGTTGGCCCAAACAACCTTGAACCCCAGTAATGCGAGTGATGTTCATTTGGAGAATGGTTCACAAAGCACACAGTCCCCACTGGAATACCAAAACGACAACCGTGGGGATGGGAGCGAAGTAGTCGGTCAAGAGCATAATGTTACAGACGCGATTACAGGTTCCTCTAAAAACACCTCAAAGAGGGATCATCAAAACCAACAGAAAGAGGAGTCTCAAGTCCCGATCAATCCAGACCAAAACAGTGCGCCAACACCTAAGGAACAATTCTTCCTAACAGCGGCAGACCCATCCACAGAAATGACACCAGAAGATCGGTTGAAGTTGGTCATAAACGCGAAGCTAGAGGCAGGATTATTGAAACCGTACAATTATGCCAAGGGGTACGCGAGATTACAAGACTACATGGACAAATACATGAACCAATCTTCCAAGCAGAGAATTCTGAAACCTCTATCTACCATTAGACCGGCATTCAGAACCATTGCGCGTTCATTGAAAGATGTTGATTTAGTTTTGGTCGAGGAGAGTTTTGAGAGGATGCTCTTGTCGTACGATCGTGTTTTTACTTCTATGAGTATGCCTGCGTGTTTGTGCAGACGTACGGGTGAGATTTACAGAGCTAATAAGGAGTTTGCTTCACTAGTCGATTGCACGGTGGATGATCTACGCGACGGGAAGCTTGCGATCTATGAGTTGATGACAGAGGAAAGCGCAGTGAACTTTTGGGAAAAGTACGGGTCCATCGCGTTTGACAAGGGCCAGAAGGCTGTCCTAACAAGCTGTAGTCTGCGAACAAAAGATGGGATTCGCAAGCGGCCGTGCTGTTTCAGCTTCACAATCAGAAGGGATAGGTACAACATTCCAATTTGCATCGTAGGGAATTTCATCCCTCTGTCATAG